TGCAACACATCGATAATCTGTAGGGGCGCAAGGCCTTGCGCCCCTACCCTATCTGTGCCATTCTTTTTTGAAATTTGCATTTCATATTTCATATTCAAAATCAGCAACGCCAAAATTTCAGTGTTTTGAAATTTATTCACGTATCTGGGAATACCAAGTCCAACACTCTCAAGGATTTAGTAGCATGGTTAGCACCCAAGTCAATATTCCCGGATATCAAGTCAGCGAGCAACTCTACAACGGTTCCAGAACCCTGGTTTATCGAGCAGTGCGAGAGATTGAAGTTAATTCAACTCCAGAACAAGGCACAGAATTTATTATTTATCTTCCCATTTGGGCTAGCAGCAACTGAAGATAACAACGCTAATTAGTAATTACTAATTACTAATTACTAATTACTAATTACTCATTACTAATTACTCATTACTCATTACTCATTACTTAAAGAACGCGAAAAATAACTTTTCCCACTGCAAATTTTACTCAGCAAGGATTGGAAAGGATTGTGCATGAATCGCCATCACAGTGGCTTTTGAGTCGGTACACCAACAGCACGGGGAAAATTAGCTGGTGTATTGGCTATTTTACGCACATACAAACAATGGCGAATACTATCACTGAGCGGTGTAGTAAATTGTTCAATCAATTCAATCACACCACCCAACTGAGGAACAGCATTTTCCAAAGCCGTGGTTTCTTCATCTGTCCAATTACCACGGTAAATTACTGCTAAACCACCCTTTTTGAGTAAAGGTAGCGCATATTCTGCACAGACTGAAGCTGTCCCGACAGCTCGAATTAACGCCATATCATAATTTTGTCGGTGCTGGCGTTCCTGACCGATTTCTTCAGATCTACCAATCAAAGTTTTTGCATTAGTAAGAGCTAATGTAGTCAATATTTTGTCAATAAAATTAACTTTTTTTCGCGTGGAA
The Gloeotrichia echinulata CP02 DNA segment above includes these coding regions:
- a CDS encoding ATP-binding protein encodes the protein MVSTQVNIPGYQVSEQLYNGSRTLVYRAVREIEVNSTPEQGTEFIIYLPIWASSN
- the rsmG gene encoding 16S rRNA (guanine(527)-N(7))-methyltransferase RsmG; this encodes MTNDKLPKMAEIWEQTLNWQPTHQQQLQFQQLYELILAGNSQLNLTRITEPQEFWEKHLWDSLRGIAPKMQFIPVLEAGGSVIDIGTGAGFPGVPIAITLPNCTITLLDSTRKKVNFIDKILTTLALTNAKTLIGRSEEIGQERQHRQNYDMALIRAVGTASVCAEYALPLLKKGGLAVIYRGNWTDEETTALENAVPQLGGVIELIEQFTTPLSDSIRHCLYVRKIANTPANFPRAVGVPTQKPL